In the genome of Streptomyces lydicus, the window GTCGAGACCGGGGTGGCTCACCGTGCCCGCGGTGGGCCGGTCCAGACCCGCCATCAGGTGCAGCAGCGTGGACTTGCCCGACCCGGAGGGCCCCACCACCGCGATCCGGGCGCCGGGCGGGACGTGGCAGTCAAGTCCGTGCACGGCGACGACGGCGCCCGGCCCGCTGCCGTAGGTCCGGGCGACGTCATCACAGCGCACCAGGGCCGCATCCATGCGGTGCATGCCGTCAGCGCCCGAAGGAATCTGGGTATGCATCAGACCCACCTGCCGTCTCTCAGCCGCAGCACCCGGTCGGCGGCGCCGGCCACCGCGCGGCTGTGGGTGACCACGACCACCGCGCATCCCCCCGCGGCGTGCTCCCGCAGCAGGTCCAGCACCCGGCGTTCGGTACCCGCGTCCACCTCGCCGGTCGGCTCATCGGCGAGCAGCAGTTCGGGAGCGTTCGCCAGGGCGACGGCCAGACCCGCGCGAGCTGCCTCCCCGCCGGACAACTCCCCGGGCAGGGCACCGGCGCGCCGGCCGATACCGACCCGCTCCAGCAGCTGATCCGCTCCCGGGCGATGCCGGCCCGGCGCCAGCCGCTGCACCAGCGCGAGATTGTCCCGGACGCTGAGGTGGTCCAACAGGTTGCCGGACTGGAAGAGCACCCCGATGTGCCGCGCGCGCAGGTCGACCCGTTCGCCCTCGGGGCGGTGGCTGAGCCTTCGGCCGGCCACCCGCACCGTTCCGCCGTCCGGCTCGTCGAGCCCTGCCAGGCAGTTCAGCAGGGTGGTCTTCCCCGAGCCGGACGGGCCGGTCACCGCGACGGTCTCACCGGGCCCGACCTCCAGTCCGACGCCTTGCAACGCGAACGTCTCCTCCTCGCCGGCCCGGAAGAACCGGTACAAGGAGCAGGCGCTGAGGACGGGCGCGGCCATCAGGACCACCGGAAGGAGTCCGTGACGGTCCGCCAGGGGTCGACGTTGTCGGAGCCCATCGGGCCGGAGAGCGTCAGCACCGCTTCGCCCCGGCCGGTCTTGTAGAACACATACCGCTGGCTGTCCAGGGTGAGGCGCTTGCCGGTCACCGGGTTGGGTGCGGAGTCGGCGCGGTATTCGGCCAGCACCGCTGTCCCGCCCTTGCGTGGCACCTCGACCACCTTGATCAGCCGGAAGTGGGAGTTCGCGGCGCGCAGGGCCGGAACGTCATGGGTGCGGACGGAGTTCACCGTCGGGGCGGTCGTGGTCCGGACGCGGGCCACCCGTACGCTGTTGAACTTGTCGGTGAACACCGTCTCGTGCCCGTGGGTGGTGCGCGCCCATCCTTCCGGGACCTTCACGGTGAATCCGCCGACGGGCGGCGACCACGGCACGTACACCTGCGAGTCGGGGATGTCGCCGGGCGGGTTGGAGTCGGCCGGCGGCGGTGGTGTCGGGCCGTGCGGAACCGCCGCTGTGATCGGGCGTGGTGGCGGTGCGGCCGCCGTGGACGAGCAGGCCGCTGCTCCGGTCACGGTTCCGGTGAGGAGTACGAGACCGGTTGCGGCGGCGGCGAACGGATGACGCATGGTGGACACCTCCCGCGGCGAGGGCGGCGGAGGAGGTCCGCCGCCACGGCGTGCGCCTCTACCCCGACGTTAGGCGTCAGCAGGCCAGGGCCCGCTCTGCGTGGGGTTAGCGCCCGGTTAACACCGTGCCCTTGCGGGGACCGGTTGTCAGGTTCTGCCGGGGCCGGGAGTATCCGGCACATCCGTCCGAGGCAGCTTGACGACCAGCCGCGCTCCCCCCAGGCCGCCGTCGGCAGGTGCCGGGTCCGCATCGGCATGGGCTGTGCCGCCGTGGGCGGTGACGACCTTCCCGACGATGGCCAGGCCCAGGCCGGATCCGCCGGCCTCGCGGGAGCGGGCTTCGTCGAGGCGGGTGAAGCGTTCGAAGACGCGGCTGCGCTGGTCCGCCGGGATGCCGGTGCCGTCGTCGCTGACGGTGAGTTCGACGGTGTCTCCGCTCGCGGTGAGGGTCACTCGTATCTGCCGTGCGGCGTGCCGGCGGGCGTTGTCCAGAAGATTGCGCACCACCCGGCGCAGCGCCTCGGCATCGCCCCGGACGCGGCCTGCCGAGACACCACGGGCGTCGATGTCCGTCGGCGTCAGGTCGCGCTGGCGGCGTACCTCTGCGAGGACGACCTCGTCGAGATCGGTGAGGGTGTTCGGCCGCCGCGCGGCCGGGTCCTCACTGCGGGCCAGCGCCAGCAGATCCTCCACCAACTCGTTCAGTCGAAGGGCGTCTTCCAGCAGCGCCGCGGCAACGAGCGGATCTCGTTGCGGGTCGGGGTAGGCGGCCATGACCTCCAGTTGGGAGCGGATCGCGGTGAGCGGACTGCGCAGTTCATGAGCCGCGTCGGCGACGAAACGCCGCTGGGCGGCGGACGCCTCGTCCAGCCGGGCGAGCATGTCGTTGAGGGTGACGGCCAGGGCGTGCACCTCGTCACGGGAGGCGGGAAGGTCGAGCCGGCGGTGCAGATCGGTGGCGCTGATGTGGGTGGCCTGGCGGCGCAGCGTTTCCACCGGCCGCAAGGTGCGTCCTGCGGTGCGGTAGATCGTCCAGGCGACCAGGACGGTCAGCGCCGGGGCGCCGATGGCAAGGCCGGTGGCCAGGCTGGAGAGTGTGTATTGGGCCTGGTCCAGGGAGACGGCGGCGACGATGGTGGCCGGGCGGCCGTCAAACTTGGTGGGCTTGCCGGTGACGCGGAAGTCGCCGCCATCGCCGATGCGCAGGTCGTGCAGTGTCTCGGCGTGGCCTTTGGTGAGCCTGCGCGGCAGCGGATGCGGCAGTCCGCTGGGGGTGCCGGGCTGCGTCTCGTAGTCGGATCTGGCAAGCACTCGTCCGGCGGAGTCCACCACCTCCACCACGTCCGCGTCGCCGCCGTTGGAGGGGATCAGTTCCACCAGCTGGTGGTGCTCGATGAGGGATGCGACGTCGGATACGCGCTGCCGGGCTGTTCCGTCCAGGTTCCTCCACAGCGAGTGCTGCAGCCCGAACAGCAGACCGAGGCTGGCGATGATCATGGCGATGGCAACGATGGAGGTGGCCCACAAGGTCACCCGTGACCGCATGGTCAACCGACTGGCCGGCCGAGGCCGGCGGGTCGGCACCGGGCCGAGGAACAGGCGGCGCACGCCGGCTCAGCCCCCTTTCCCATTGAGCCGGTATCCGACTCCACGCACCGTCTCGATCGCTGTGCGGCCGTAGGGGGTGTCAATCTTGCGGCGGAGGTAGCCGACGTACACCTCGACGATGTTGGGATCCCCGTCGAACCAGGCGTCCCAGACTTCGCTGAGGAGTTCGCTCTTGCTCACCACGGTGTCAGAGTGGCGCAGCAGGAACTCCAGGAGCCCGAATTCGCGCGGAGTGAGTTCCAAGGCGTTCTCCCCGCGCCCGCAGCGGTGGGCGCCGGGGTCCAGCCACAGGTCCCCGGCGCTCAGCACCGCGGAGCGCTGAGGGGAGCTGCGGCGCAGCAGGGCGCGGATCCGGGCGAGGAGGACGACGAAGGAGAACGGTTTGGTGAGGTAGTCGTCGGCGCCGAGGTCGAGGGCGTCCGCCTCGTCGTACTCACCGTCTTTGGCCGTCAAGATGAGCACCGGTGTGCTCACGTCTTCCGCGCGCAGCGTCCGACAGACGTCGTAGCCGTTGCGGCCGGGCAGCATCAGGTCCAACACGATCACGGCGTAGGCGTTGTGGCGGGCCAGGATGAGCGCCTTCTCACCGTCCTCGGCGAGGTCCACGGCGAACCCCTCGGCGCGCAGTCCCCGTTCGACCGCCGCAGCAATGTGTCGCTCGTCCTCGACTACCAGCACGCGCACCCAAATCTCCTCGCAACGCGGTGGGGGACAGCCATAAGGCTGATCACCGGTTTCGAGTCTAGAGGCTCCGCGCCTGGTCACTCGCCTGCTCTCAGCGTTCTCTCAGGAAGCCCTCAGCATGCGCTCAGCGGCTCTCAGCAGCAGCTCAGGGGCGTTGCCGCACAGTGGCAAGAGCCGATGTCTTGTGGGACATCCCGTCTCCCGGGACATGCCTCTTGCGAACGAAAGGCGTCCTTGTGGCTCCGACTTCCGCGCTGCAGCGAGAGCACACACCCTCGCCCGGCACCGCGAAGCCCGCCCCACACCCGACCGAACTCCGAACACCCCGTCCGGCCCCCGCCGGGCGCTGGGCACTGATTGCCGCCGCGGCGTACGCGGCGGGCCTTGCGGCCTCCGCCTTCGGTGTTCCGGCCCCCTACCTCCTGTGCTCTTTGCTGGCCGGCGCCGCGCTGGCGCTCACCGGCGTAGTGCGTGAGCGCGTGCCTGCCCCGGCGAACCGCACGGCTCAAGCTCTCGTAGGCGCGCTGATGGGCAGCTACCTCACCTGGCCCGCCCTCACCGCCGCAGCGCCCGTCGCGCTGCCGTTGACCGCGGTCACCGCCGCCACCATCGCACTGAGCGTCGCCGTCGCCTGGTTCCTCGCACGCGGGGGACGGTTGAGCCGGCCCAGTGCCGTCCTCGGCATGGTGCCGGGCGGTTCAGCGGCGATCGTCACCTGCGCCGACGAGCTCAAAGCCGATGTGCGCATGGTCGCCTTCACCCAATACCTGCGGGTGGGGCTGGTCGCGACCACCGCGCCCTTGGCCGCCCACTGGCTGGCATCCGCGTCAGCGGCGAGCTCCCCCGGCCACGCGGGTAACGGCGGTCAGGGCAGTGGCTTCCTCCCCTTGGTCATGGGCTCCGACCAGCTGACCGGCCTGCTCACCCTCGCCACCGTGTCGGTCGCCGGCGTCCTGGCCGGCCGTCGGCTGCGGGTGCCCACACCCGCGCTGATCGGCCCCATGCTGGCCGCGCTCGTGGTCACGTTGAGCGGCGCCGTGCCGGGATTCGCCCCGGCCGGCCTGCTTCAGAACCTCGTCTTCGTCTTCGTCGGCCTCGACGTAGGGGTGCGCTTCACCCGGGAGACGCTCCTTCGCGTGCGGCGTCTGATGCCGTCGATCCTGATGGCCATCGCCGCGGTCTGTACTGGCTGCGCGGGACTGGCGTGGCTCTTCGCCAAGCTCACGGGCACTCCCCTCGTCGACTCCTACCTCGCCACGACCCCCGGCGGGATCAACGCGGTCCTCGCCACTGCGGTCTCCTCGCATGCGGATGTCGCCTTGATCTCGACAGTGCAGAGCCTGCGGCTGCTGATCGTCGTGCTGGTGACCCCGGTGATCACACGCTGGTTGACCACCACCCGCCCCGCGGCAACCGGCGCGAGGACCGAGGAGCGGGCACAGACCTGACGACTCCTACCCCCCGACCGGGGCCTCGCGGTATCACGCCTACGCGCACGCCCACGCCTACTCGCCCGCGCACGCCTACGCGCACGCCCACGACCCGCCGGATACCCGGCAGCGTTCCGGCAGTTACCCCACCCCACCGGAAGGTCTCAGCACCGTGGCCCCCTCTCAACCGGCTTCGTCCCCGCTCCCCGATGTCGTCGCCGTCACCGCAGCCGCACCGGACTGCGTCTCCTTGGCAGAGCAGCGGTGGGTGGCCCTCGTCGGCCATGACGAAGCCAGGCCGGAGGAGTGCGACGTCGTGCACTGGTGGCGCTGCGAGAAAGAACTGGTCGGCTACCTCCACGACGCACAGAGCGGCCGGATCATCCGGGCCGATCTGCATCCCGGCTTCCTCGGCTACGAGCGCCGCCCCCGAGTCGTCACCGCGCTCCCGGGCATGGGCTGGACGGCCTGCTACCACCTCGACACCCCTACGGGCCGGACCAGGGAGGACCGCCCGGTGCTCGCCTGGCTGGTGTACGACGACGGCACCATCACCCCCCAAGACGTCGATCACGACGGCTTGGTCTACTGCAGCACTGACACCCACGGCTTGTCCCACATCCAGCCGCCGAGTGAACCCCGATCCCCCCATACGAAGACGCCGTGACGAGAGCCCCATGACTCTCCCTCGCCCAACTCCTGTGTGAGGAAACTCTGTTGGCCGCGAACCAGGTCCGGTCGCGATCGACTCCACTTTCGATACGCGGCCTACCGCACTATTCCTGGCTGCGCGGCGGTAGCCGCCGTGTGATCCGCTGGAACAAGTCCGTCAGCGGTTCGCCGACCTCTTTCCCGAACTCAGTCAGCCCGTAGGTGACTTGGGGCGGCGTGGTCGGCTCGACCTCCCGCCGGACCAGGCCGTCGTTGACCAGTGCGCGCAGGGCCTGAGCGAGCATCTTCTCGCTGATGCCCTGAATGCTGTCGCGCAGCTCGTAGAACCGAAGGTCGTTGCTCCGCAAGGAGATCAGCACCCAGATGCCCCACCTGCTGGTCACGTGGTCGACCACGTCCCGCGCGGGGCAGTCGGTGTGAAACACCTCATACCGATGACCCGCCTCGGCCTGCGTCAGCTGCGCGCCTTCCTTCATGTCCGGAGCTTACCTCTGGGTATGTTCTTACGAAAAGTAAGCCCGCCTCCTAACGTCAACTTCCGTAACGCACAACGGACTAGGAGCTGAACATGATCGTGGTGACCGGGGCTACCGGGAACGTGGGCCGGCCTTTGACGCGGGCTCTGGCCGAGGCGGGCGAGCAGGTGACAGCGGTGTCGCGGCACGCGGCGGCGATGCCGGACGGCGTCCGGCACGTGGCGGCCGACTTGGCCGAACCGGCGGGCCTCACACCCGCGCTGGACGGGGCGAAGGCACTGTTCCTCCTGCTCTCCGGTGACCTGCACGCCCCCGGAGCCAGACCGGCCGACATCATCGGCCTGGCCAAGGCCGGCGGGGTCCGTCGGGTCGTCCTGCTGTCTTCGCAGGGCGTGGCGACCAGGCCGCTCGGCCCGTCGCGGGTCGCGATGCGCGCGCTGGAGGACGCGTTGCGGGAGTCCGGCCTGGACTGGGCCGTCCTGCGGCCGGGCGGCTTCGCCTCCAACGCCTTGGCCTGGGCGGAGTCCGTCCGCACGCAAGGGGTGGTCGCGGCGCCCTTCGGCGACGTCGGGGTGCCGGTCGTCGACCCGGCGGACATCGCCGAGGTCGCGGCGGCCTGCCTGCTGAACGACCGGCACACCGGCGGGGTGTACGAGCTGACCGGGCCGGAAGTGATCACGCCGCGTCAGCAGGCAGAGGCCATTGCCGCCGCGCTCGGCTCGCCGGTGCGGTTCCACGAACTCACCCGCGACGAGGCCAAGGCCGCGATGACCCGGTTCGTGCCGGCGGAACTCGCCGACGACACCCTGGACATCATCGCCGCCCCGAACCCGGCCGAGCTGCGGATCAGCCCGGACGTGGAACGAGTCCTCGCCCGTGCCCCGCGCCCCTTCAGCGGCTGGGTCGCCCGCAACATCGCCGCTTTCCGCTGAGGCACAACTCAACTGAAACGCCGAGGCGGCCTCGTGCGGCTGCGGCTGCGGTCGCACGGCTGCGCCTGCCCATCACAGCTGCTGTCCGCCAACTTCAATCCACGGGCACGCGGCGTCGTGGCCGATGCCGTCACGTCCGGGGGCTCCTGACCGGACTTTCCATCGGTTTCCTGAAACCAGCAGCGCCCGCGACATCCCCGGGCCGGCCGCCCCATGACGAGCAGGGACACGAAACAGGACACGAAACAACTCCCCTTTGGCCGACCACATTCCAGGTATCCAGCAGGGACGTGCCGAGGGCCCGGTCCGGGCTCCGGCGCATCAAAGAAATGAGTGCGTGAGAGCGGTTCATATCCGTATGCTTGTGCGGGCTCACGGCGGACGGGAGGGAAGACAGTGAAGCTTGCTGAGGCACTGGCGGAACGTGCGGAGGCAACGCGTCGTGCAGAACAGCTGCGAACGCGCGTCGTCAGCAGTGCGCGGTATCAGGAAGGTGAGACGCCCGCCGAGGATGCAGCCGAGTTGCTGGCCGAGGCCGGTGAGGTGCTGGGCACTCTTGAGACACTGATCCGGCGGATCAACCGAACCAATGCCGCAGTGCAGCTCGGCCAGGACGGCACGCTCACCGACGCGCTCGCGCGCCGGGATGTGCTGCGACTGCGTCACTCGGTGATCACCGCGGCGGCGGATGCGGCAGCAGGTACCGGCGAGCGAGGTTACGGGCGACAACTCCGATCTGAGCTGAAGATGCTCTCCGCGCTTCCGGTCGCGGAACTGCGGGGTCAAGCAGATGTACTCGCACGGGAGATCCGTGAGATCGATGTGCGGATCCAGCGTACGAACTGGGAGGTAGATCTGCTGGACTGAGCGGTCCCAGCAGGGTGTCACGATGTGGAGCAGGTAGCCGTTTCGGAG includes:
- a CDS encoding ABC transporter ATP-binding protein, which codes for MAAPVLSACSLYRFFRAGEEETFALQGVGLEVGPGETVAVTGPSGSGKTTLLNCLAGLDEPDGGTVRVAGRRLSHRPEGERVDLRARHIGVLFQSGNLLDHLSVRDNLALVQRLAPGRHRPGADQLLERVGIGRRAGALPGELSGGEAARAGLAVALANAPELLLADEPTGEVDAGTERRVLDLLREHAAGGCAVVVVTHSRAVAGAADRVLRLRDGRWV
- a CDS encoding sensor histidine kinase, translated to MTLWATSIVAIAMIIASLGLLFGLQHSLWRNLDGTARQRVSDVASLIEHHQLVELIPSNGGDADVVEVVDSAGRVLARSDYETQPGTPSGLPHPLPRRLTKGHAETLHDLRIGDGGDFRVTGKPTKFDGRPATIVAAVSLDQAQYTLSSLATGLAIGAPALTVLVAWTIYRTAGRTLRPVETLRRQATHISATDLHRRLDLPASRDEVHALAVTLNDMLARLDEASAAQRRFVADAAHELRSPLTAIRSQLEVMAAYPDPQRDPLVAAALLEDALRLNELVEDLLALARSEDPAARRPNTLTDLDEVVLAEVRRQRDLTPTDIDARGVSAGRVRGDAEALRRVVRNLLDNARRHAARQIRVTLTASGDTVELTVSDDGTGIPADQRSRVFERFTRLDEARSREAGGSGLGLAIVGKVVTAHGGTAHADADPAPADGGLGGARLVVKLPRTDVPDTPGPGRT
- a CDS encoding response regulator transcription factor: MRVLVVEDERHIAAAVERGLRAEGFAVDLAEDGEKALILARHNAYAVIVLDLMLPGRNGYDVCRTLRAEDVSTPVLILTAKDGEYDEADALDLGADDYLTKPFSFVVLLARIRALLRRSSPQRSAVLSAGDLWLDPGAHRCGRGENALELTPREFGLLEFLLRHSDTVVSKSELLSEVWDAWFDGDPNIVEVYVGYLRRKIDTPYGRTAIETVRGVGYRLNGKGG
- a CDS encoding AbrB family transcriptional regulator; the encoded protein is MAPTSALQREHTPSPGTAKPAPHPTELRTPRPAPAGRWALIAAAAYAAGLAASAFGVPAPYLLCSLLAGAALALTGVVRERVPAPANRTAQALVGALMGSYLTWPALTAAAPVALPLTAVTAATIALSVAVAWFLARGGRLSRPSAVLGMVPGGSAAIVTCADELKADVRMVAFTQYLRVGLVATTAPLAAHWLASASAASSPGHAGNGGQGSGFLPLVMGSDQLTGLLTLATVSVAGVLAGRRLRVPTPALIGPMLAALVVTLSGAVPGFAPAGLLQNLVFVFVGLDVGVRFTRETLLRVRRLMPSILMAIAAVCTGCAGLAWLFAKLTGTPLVDSYLATTPGGINAVLATAVSSHADVALISTVQSLRLLIVVLVTPVITRWLTTTRPAATGARTEERAQT
- a CDS encoding winged helix-turn-helix transcriptional regulator → MKEGAQLTQAEAGHRYEVFHTDCPARDVVDHVTSRWGIWVLISLRSNDLRFYELRDSIQGISEKMLAQALRALVNDGLVRREVEPTTPPQVTYGLTEFGKEVGEPLTDLFQRITRRLPPRSQE
- a CDS encoding SDR family oxidoreductase; amino-acid sequence: MIVVTGATGNVGRPLTRALAEAGEQVTAVSRHAAAMPDGVRHVAADLAEPAGLTPALDGAKALFLLLSGDLHAPGARPADIIGLAKAGGVRRVVLLSSQGVATRPLGPSRVAMRALEDALRESGLDWAVLRPGGFASNALAWAESVRTQGVVAAPFGDVGVPVVDPADIAEVAAACLLNDRHTGGVYELTGPEVITPRQQAEAIAAALGSPVRFHELTRDEAKAAMTRFVPAELADDTLDIIAAPNPAELRISPDVERVLARAPRPFSGWVARNIAAFR
- a CDS encoding DIP1984 family protein; protein product: MKLAEALAERAEATRRAEQLRTRVVSSARYQEGETPAEDAAELLAEAGEVLGTLETLIRRINRTNAAVQLGQDGTLTDALARRDVLRLRHSVITAAADAAAGTGERGYGRQLRSELKMLSALPVAELRGQADVLAREIREIDVRIQRTNWEVDLLD